In a single window of the Zea mays cultivar B73 chromosome 5, Zm-B73-REFERENCE-NAM-5.0, whole genome shotgun sequence genome:
- the LOC103626168 gene encoding probable serine/threonine protein phosphatase 2A regulatory subunit B''delta — translation MEVEPARRDAAALDLELLQLAELAPGALRENSIADALYAQWLVLPETTKLVKSLIEDAKTGAVLNVAGSSTSTNAASSSSLPSMFPAGSAPPLSPRSTSGSPRVMRRGSGAGPSSLGSPLKLVSEPVREVIPQFYFKNGRPPTKDLKEQCLSRTDHLFFGGEGLQIQEFRSVTKDICRLPSFFSSALFKKIDVACTGTVSRDAFVEYWMDDNKITMDMASQIFEILRKPGCTYLTQDDFKPVLKELLATHPGLEFLQGTPEFQERYAETVIYRIFYSINRSGNGHLTLRELKRGNLIAALQQLDEEEDINKVLRYFSYEHFYVIYCKFWELDADHDFLIDKENLIKYGNHSLTYRIVDRIFTQIPRKFTSMTEGKMGYEDFVYFILSEEDKSSEPSLEYWFKCIDLDGNGILTYNEMQFFYEEQLHRMECMAQEPVVFGDILCQMIDMIGPENESYFTLRDLKRCKLSGNIFNILFNLNKFMAFETRDPFLIRQERENPTLTEWDRFAHREYIRLSMEEDGEDASNGSGDVWDESLEAPF, via the exons ATGGAGGTGGAGCCAGCGAGGAGGGACGCGGCAGCGCTGGACCTGGAGCTGCTGCAGCTGGCGGAGCTCGCGCCGGGCGCGCTTCGTGAGAACTCCATAGCTGATGCACTGTACGCGCAGTGGCTCGTGCTACCTGAGACGACCAAGCTG GTAAAGTCTTTGATTGAGGATGCAAAGACTGGTGCTGTGCTTAATGTTGCTGGAAGCTCTACTAGCACAAATGCTGCTTCAAGTAGTTCTCTACCATCGATGTTTCCTGCTGGTAGTGCTCCACCACTTTCTCCTAGGAGCACTTCTGGTTCTCCCCGTGTTATGAGACGAGGATCTGGAGCTGGACCATCGTCCTTGGGTTCTCCATTAAAATTAGTTAGTGAACCAGTGAGAGAAGTTATACCTCAG TTTTACTTCAAGAATGGGCGTCCTCCTACAAAAGATCTGAAGGAGCAGTGCTTATCAAGAACAGATCACCTATTTTTTGGTGGGGAGGGACTTCAGATTCAAG AATTCAGATCGGTCACAAAGGACATATGTAGACTTCCTTCATTCTTCTCTAGTGCCCTTTTCAAGAAAATCGATGTTGCATGCACTGGAACTGTCTCGAG GGATGCATTTGTTGAGTACTGGATGGATGACAATAAGATTACAATGGATATGGCTAGTCAAATATTTGAAATTTTAAGAAAACCAGGTTGCACATATCTCACTCAG gatgacttcAAGCCTGTCCTGAAAGAACTACTTGCAACTCACCCTGGCTTAGAGTTTTTACAAGGGACCCCCGAGTTTCAGGAGAGATATG CGGAGACTGTAATATACAGAATCTTTTACTCCATAAATAGATCTGGGAATGGCCATCTGACTCTCAGAGAGCTCAAACGTGGAAATTTAATTGCTGCACTTCAGCAGTTAGATGAGGAAGAAGATATCAACAAAGTGTTGAG ATACTTCTCATATGAGCACTtttatgtgatctattgcaaattCTGGGAGCTGGATGCAGACCACGATTTTTTGATTGATAAGGAGAACCTCATCAAATATGGAAATCATTCGTTGACCTATAGGATAGTTGATAGAATTTTCACACAG ATACCAAGGAAATTCACAAGCATGACAGAAGGGAAGATGGGCTATGAAGACTTTGTTTATTTTATATTATCAGAGGAAGACAAATCATCTGAGCCTAGTCTTGAATACTG GTTTAAGTGCATCGATCTTGATGGTAATGGTATTTTAACTTACAATGAAATGCAATTTTTCTATGAGGAGCAATTGCACCGAATGGAGTGCATGGCACAGGAACCTGTGGTTTTTGGGGACATATTATGCCAGATGATTGATATGATTGGACCAGAG AATGAGAGCTATTTTACTCTACGGGACTTAAAACGGTGTAAACTCTCAGGAAATATATTCAATATTCTTTTCAATCTGAACAAGTTCATGGCATTTGAAACTCGTGATCCATTCCTCATTCGCCAG GAACGTGAAAATCCAACGCTGACTGAGTGGGATCGGTTTGCGCATAGAGAATATATTAGATTGTCCATGGAAGAAGATGGTGAAGATGCTTCAAATGGAAGTGGTGATGTGTGGGACGAATCACTTGAGGCTCCATTCTGA